One window from the genome of Paraclostridium sordellii encodes:
- the cspC gene encoding bile acid germinant receptor pseudoprotease CspC: MEKSYLIIYQGKIEDVEKDLKSNGIERYVIINNQLLAIYVPINFREEILTTIETVAWWQRSMPMSSLIEVTNNMTTGVSITDSAGTDYIYKNPYITTTGKEVLIAIIDSGIDYLHPDFINENNTSKIVSIWDQESNKKQPPKGFIFGSEFTREDINTAIMENDKTLSVDNIGTGTIAAGISSGNGRLNSQYKGVAVDSELVVVKLREYKDTYTEGRINYQKSDFLSAISYVLDVAKREDKFLIINFTIGLAAKSIIELTLLETFREINEAGVIFISGAGNEGNTDIHYEGNFSVNNGFQDIIIQVGQQKNLDITLTNIGPDKIGASIISPSGELSYQIMYSPDYYVYRGKFNLEDTDYEMRLIYPWLESAHQELTINLFNIKPGIWTLRLIPEFILNGSYDVYLPNKNLISSQTRFSDPASTSTITMYAATEKVITIGAYNDKTDSIWIGSSKGPVKQKGIKPDIVAPGIDIISPYIDGEYNTSTGTGVSSSIVSGVIALIVQYIREQNAFYKEVLYTQQLKTYLMLGATKKDIYEYPNISQGYGILNLKDTIIAIANNFE; encoded by the coding sequence TTGGAAAAATCCTACCTTATAATTTATCAAGGAAAGATAGAGGATGTAGAAAAGGATTTAAAAAGCAATGGAATAGAGAGATACGTAATAATAAATAATCAGCTATTGGCTATATATGTTCCAATTAATTTTAGAGAAGAAATTTTAACTACTATAGAGACAGTAGCTTGGTGGCAAAGGTCAATGCCAATGAGCTCATTAATTGAAGTTACAAATAATATGACTACTGGAGTTAGTATAACAGATTCTGCAGGTACCGATTATATATATAAAAATCCATATATAACAACAACTGGAAAAGAAGTTTTAATAGCTATTATAGATTCAGGTATAGATTATCTACATCCTGACTTTATAAATGAAAATAATACTAGTAAGATTGTATCTATATGGGATCAAGAAAGCAATAAAAAGCAACCTCCTAAAGGATTTATATTTGGAAGTGAGTTTACACGTGAAGATATAAATACAGCTATAATGGAAAATGACAAAACTTTAAGTGTAGATAATATAGGTACAGGAACTATTGCAGCAGGTATTTCATCTGGTAATGGACGGTTAAACTCTCAATATAAAGGAGTAGCAGTTGATAGCGAGTTAGTAGTTGTTAAGCTAAGAGAATATAAAGATACCTATACTGAAGGAAGAATAAATTATCAAAAATCTGATTTTTTATCTGCCATAAGTTACGTTTTAGATGTAGCTAAAAGAGAAGATAAATTTTTAATAATAAATTTTACTATAGGTTTAGCTGCAAAATCAATAATAGAACTTACATTACTAGAAACATTTAGAGAAATTAATGAAGCAGGTGTAATATTTATAAGTGGTGCTGGAAATGAAGGTAACACAGATATACATTATGAAGGAAATTTTTCAGTTAATAATGGATTCCAAGATATAATAATACAAGTAGGACAACAAAAAAATTTAGATATTACATTAACAAATATTGGACCGGATAAAATAGGAGCATCGATTATATCACCATCAGGAGAATTAAGCTATCAAATTATGTATTCTCCTGATTATTATGTTTATAGGGGAAAGTTTAATTTAGAAGATACAGATTATGAAATGAGACTTATTTACCCTTGGTTAGAATCAGCTCATCAAGAATTAACTATAAATTTATTTAACATAAAGCCAGGGATATGGACTCTAAGGTTAATACCTGAATTTATACTAAATGGATCTTATGATGTATATTTACCTAATAAAAATTTAATATCAAGTCAAACTAGATTTTCTGACCCGGCATCTACATCGACAATAACCATGTATGCTGCTACAGAAAAGGTAATAACAATAGGCGCTTATAATGACAAAACTGACAGTATATGGATTGGATCATCAAAAGGACCAGTAAAACAAAAAGGAATAAAGCCAGATATTGTAGCTCCTGGAATTGATATCATATCTCCATATATAGATGGTGAGTATAATACATCTACAGGTACGGGTGTTAGTTCATCTATTGTTAGTGGAGTAATAGCTTTAATTGTTCAATATATAAGAGAACAAAATGCATTTTATAAAGAAGTTTTGTATACACAACAACTAAAGACTTATTTAATGCTTGGAGCAACTAAAAAAGATATATATGAATACCCTAATATATCTCAAGGATATGGAATTTTAAATCTAAAAGATACTATTATTGCTATTGCAAATAACTTTGAATAA
- the asnS gene encoding asparagine--tRNA ligase: MQREFIEIKQLYRNKEEYIGKTVKVAGWIRTSRSSKNFGFIELNDGSFFKNMQIVISEDKLENFKEITKLPISSSILVEGELVSTEGAKQPVEIQATKIEVEGESDSSYPLQKKRHTLEYLRTIAHLRPRSNTFSAVFRVRSLAAYAIHKFFQERNFVYAHSPIITGSDCEGAGEMFRLTTMDLNNIPKTEEGAIDYSKDFFGKEANLTVSGQLNAEIMALAFRNVYTFGPTFRAENSFTQRHASEFWMIEPEIVFADLEDNMELAEDMIKYVISYVMENAPEEMEFFNSFVDKGLMDRLNNVVNSEFTRITYTKAVEMLQESGHDFEYPVQWGDDLQTEHERYLTEQVFKAPVFVTDYPKDIKAFYMRMNEDGKTVRAMDLLVPGVGEIVGGSQREERHDVLLERIKEMNLNEEDYWWYLELRKFGTATHSGFGLGFERIIMYMTGMANIRDVIPFPRTPKNAEF, translated from the coding sequence ATGCAAAGAGAATTTATTGAAATTAAACAACTTTATAGAAACAAAGAAGAATATATCGGAAAAACTGTAAAAGTAGCTGGATGGATAAGAACATCTAGATCATCTAAGAACTTTGGATTTATAGAATTAAATGATGGAAGTTTCTTTAAAAATATGCAAATAGTAATATCTGAAGATAAATTAGAAAATTTCAAAGAAATAACTAAACTTCCAATAAGTTCATCAATATTAGTAGAAGGGGAATTAGTATCTACAGAAGGTGCTAAACAACCGGTAGAAATACAAGCAACTAAAATTGAAGTAGAAGGGGAGTCAGATAGTTCATATCCACTTCAAAAGAAAAGACATACTTTAGAGTACTTAAGAACTATAGCTCATTTAAGACCAAGAAGTAATACTTTCTCTGCAGTATTTAGAGTAAGAAGTTTAGCTGCATATGCTATACATAAATTCTTCCAAGAGAGAAACTTTGTATATGCACATTCACCAATCATAACAGGAAGTGACTGTGAAGGTGCAGGAGAAATGTTTAGACTAACAACTATGGATTTAAATAACATACCTAAAACTGAAGAAGGTGCAATAGATTACTCTAAAGACTTCTTTGGTAAAGAGGCTAACTTAACAGTTAGTGGACAATTAAATGCTGAGATAATGGCTCTTGCATTTAGAAATGTTTATACATTTGGACCTACGTTTAGAGCTGAAAACTCATTTACACAAAGACATGCATCAGAGTTTTGGATGATAGAACCTGAAATAGTATTTGCAGACTTAGAAGACAACATGGAACTAGCAGAAGACATGATAAAATATGTAATAAGTTATGTTATGGAAAATGCTCCAGAAGAAATGGAGTTCTTCAATAGTTTTGTAGATAAAGGATTAATGGATAGATTAAACAATGTTGTAAATTCTGAATTTACAAGAATAACTTACACTAAAGCTGTTGAAATGTTACAAGAGTCAGGACATGATTTTGAATACCCAGTACAATGGGGAGATGACCTTCAAACAGAACATGAAAGATATTTAACAGAGCAAGTATTCAAAGCACCAGTATTTGTTACTGATTATCCAAAGGATATAAAAGCGTTCTATATGAGAATGAATGAAGATGGAAAAACAGTAAGAGCTATGGATCTTTTAGTTCCAGGTGTTGGAGAAATCGTTGGTGGATCTCAAAGAGAAGAAAGACACGATGTATTGTTAGAGAGAATAAAAGAAATGAATCTTAACGAAGAGGATTATTGGTGGTATTTAGAACTTAGAAAGTTCGGAACAGCTACTCACTCAGGATTTGGATTAGGATTTGAAAGAATCATAATGTATATGACTGGTATGGCAAATATAAGAGACGTAATACCATTCCCAAGAACTCCAAAAAATGCAGAATTCTAG
- a CDS encoding DUF3867 domain-containing protein, giving the protein MSDDRIIDFNELKNKVKDSDVDKFEQYIYSLYNSVMSGNLSMVEFSKKIMDYMKENNISQEKFLNIQKKFMERYGMDSAEIDTQLKNFGIDPENINFEDINNSNFEDIKKSIGFYEKYSEQIKPKASVEAYIKNDHNDIKIIMDQENVVLISKGKINLIDAQLNEFLLSYKKVLNKTINITMCENTTSYEY; this is encoded by the coding sequence ATGTCAGATGATAGAATAATAGATTTTAATGAATTAAAAAATAAAGTCAAAGATTCAGACGTAGATAAATTTGAACAATATATATATAGCTTATACAATTCAGTAATGTCAGGTAATTTAAGCATGGTTGAATTTTCTAAAAAAATAATGGATTATATGAAAGAAAATAATATATCACAAGAAAAGTTTTTAAATATACAAAAGAAATTTATGGAAAGATATGGAATGGATTCTGCAGAAATAGATACTCAATTAAAAAATTTTGGAATAGATCCTGAAAATATTAATTTTGAAGACATTAATAATTCTAATTTTGAAGACATAAAAAAAAGTATAGGATTTTATGAAAAATACAGCGAACAAATAAAACCAAAGGCATCTGTAGAAGCGTATATCAAAAATGATCATAACGATATTAAAATAATAATGGATCAAGAAAATGTAGTCTTAATAAGTAAAGGAAAGATAAATTTAATAGATGCTCAGTTAAATGAATTTTTATTATCATATAAAAAAGTATTAAACAAGACTATAAATATAACTATGTGTGAAAATACAACTAGTTATGAGTATTAA
- the cspBA gene encoding bifunctional germination protease/germinant receptor pseudoprotease CspBA, with protein sequence MIGGDLIEYEVIVRYNGDILALTTELGVSVELLGYNYAIITSQNVENIDMLLNYPQIEYVEKPFILNTQDIQSFSRTGITRFKSTNRLTGKGTIIGIIDSGIDYTLEEFRDSQGNSKILYYWDQSINGNPPEGFKDGTLYTNEDINKAIKNEINIPISPTSTHGTHVTGIACQIASDANIIFVRVGSTVTDVFSKSTEFMRAIKFILDKALELKMPVAINISYGSNEGSHRGLSLFEQYIDDMCSFWKNNIIVAAGNNADKDGHKNIKLGDNEVEVEFVVGENEKILNVNIWPDFVDDFSVHIVNPSNVKSQEISLTSGEIRNVLGSTRVRGYFYPISPFSLVRRITIQLSSNININSGIWKLVFTPIKIVMGNVNIYLPTSEGISKDTRFLASSKNLTVTVPGTASKVITVGSFNSRTDTVSIFSGEGDIEENVFKPDLLAPGEDILSVLPGGSVGALTGTSMATPHVTGVVALLMEWGIVNRNDLFFYSQKIRAFLIKEARRNPLYTYPNNSMGFGILDMSNVNLVDISQVNQGYDLLYRKKVKKKVKNTRLAIPEDLVIKYQISHSPNFKEELAANNLNYQFYPISYDTGILILPVSDKTKFNKLASIKSIKKIDLSIVMNQLGVINRGVENGVVAREEIGANFLQNNSNVPITGRGVLIAIIDSGIDYLHEDFIYPDKTSKIVFLWDQTKDGKPPNGYEIGTEYTREDINKAIGSNDSTLSKDEEGNGTMLSGICSGLGNINKEYLGVAPESELIIVKLKKIDGNYNSTLVEAGVRYAVEKAVDMNMPIVINFSLGSNSLTGATQSIIYEQPLFTRGLALVAAAGNEGNTQTHSTGKVEFTGAQKDIELEILENEKLLEINIWVSRPDKVSVAVVSPSGEESKFIKVSNYNEISGLFDLEATWYVITYIYPTSYSGQQQVNIMLRNASKGIWKIRLKGEYITNGIFNAYLPNKALINSGTKFRDSTPSQTINYPATYNYVISAGAYNIIDRSIWPPSSRGPTITGLLKPDIVAPGVNIISTYPGNTYATITGTAPAAAHVSGAIALYFQYTLGDKYYPQKAFATMVRTFIEAGANRNQDISYPNESYGYGFLDMRGAFNQLK encoded by the coding sequence TTGATAGGAGGTGATCTTATAGAGTATGAAGTAATTGTTAGATATAATGGAGATATATTAGCACTTACAACAGAATTAGGTGTATCTGTAGAACTACTTGGTTACAATTATGCTATAATAACATCTCAAAATGTTGAAAACATTGATATGCTACTTAATTATCCTCAAATAGAATATGTAGAAAAACCATTTATATTAAATACACAAGATATACAAAGTTTTTCAAGAACAGGAATAACTAGGTTTAAAAGTACAAATAGATTAACTGGAAAAGGGACTATAATAGGTATAATAGATTCAGGAATAGATTATACCTTAGAAGAGTTTAGAGATAGTCAAGGAAATTCAAAAATACTATATTACTGGGATCAATCGATAAATGGAAATCCACCAGAAGGATTTAAAGATGGAACATTATATACAAATGAAGACATAAACAAAGCTATAAAAAATGAAATTAACATTCCTATATCTCCAACAAGTACTCATGGAACTCATGTAACTGGAATAGCATGCCAAATTGCAAGTGATGCCAATATAATCTTTGTAAGGGTAGGAAGTACAGTTACTGATGTTTTTTCAAAAAGTACTGAATTTATGAGAGCAATTAAATTTATATTAGATAAAGCTTTAGAATTAAAGATGCCAGTAGCTATAAATATCAGTTATGGAAGTAATGAAGGGTCACATAGAGGGTTATCGTTATTTGAACAATATATTGATGATATGTGTTCATTTTGGAAGAATAATATTATCGTGGCAGCAGGTAACAATGCAGATAAAGATGGACATAAAAATATAAAATTAGGTGATAATGAGGTTGAAGTTGAGTTTGTAGTTGGGGAGAATGAAAAAATATTAAATGTAAATATATGGCCAGACTTTGTTGATGATTTTAGTGTTCATATAGTAAACCCATCAAATGTAAAAAGTCAGGAGATATCGTTGACCTCTGGAGAAATTAGAAATGTACTTGGTAGTACTAGGGTAAGAGGATATTTTTATCCAATATCGCCATTTTCTCTTGTAAGAAGAATTACAATTCAGTTAAGCTCAAATATTAATATTAACTCAGGAATATGGAAATTAGTTTTTACTCCTATCAAAATAGTAATGGGAAATGTAAATATATATTTACCTACTTCTGAAGGAATAAGTAAAGATACAAGATTTTTAGCATCAAGTAAAAATCTTACTGTGACAGTTCCTGGAACAGCGAGTAAAGTTATAACTGTTGGAAGTTTTAATTCTAGAACTGATACAGTATCTATATTTTCAGGGGAAGGAGATATAGAAGAAAATGTCTTTAAGCCGGATTTATTAGCTCCAGGCGAAGATATACTATCAGTTCTCCCAGGAGGAAGTGTAGGAGCGCTTACTGGAACCAGTATGGCAACTCCTCATGTTACGGGAGTAGTAGCTCTTTTAATGGAATGGGGAATAGTAAATAGAAATGATTTATTTTTTTACTCTCAAAAAATAAGAGCATTTTTAATAAAAGAAGCAAGGCGAAACCCTTTATATACTTATCCAAATAATTCTATGGGTTTTGGAATATTAGATATGTCAAATGTAAATTTAGTAGATATATCTCAAGTTAACCAAGGATATGATTTGCTTTATAGAAAAAAAGTAAAAAAAAAAGTAAAAAATACTAGACTTGCTATACCTGAAGACTTAGTAATTAAATACCAAATAAGTCATAGCCCAAATTTCAAAGAAGAACTTGCTGCAAACAATTTAAATTATCAGTTTTATCCAATAAGTTACGATACTGGAATACTAATCCTTCCTGTAAGTGATAAAACAAAATTTAACAAATTAGCATCAATTAAATCTATAAAAAAGATTGATTTGAGTATTGTTATGAATCAATTGGGAGTAATAAATAGAGGAGTAGAAAATGGTGTTGTGGCTAGAGAAGAAATAGGAGCAAATTTTTTACAAAATAACTCCAATGTTCCAATAACAGGAAGAGGGGTTTTAATAGCTATTATAGACTCAGGTATAGATTACTTACATGAAGATTTTATATACCCAGACAAAACTTCTAAAATTGTTTTTTTATGGGACCAAACAAAAGATGGTAAGCCTCCAAATGGGTATGAAATTGGAACTGAATATACTAGAGAAGACATAAATAAAGCTATAGGAAGTAATGATTCTACTTTATCAAAGGATGAAGAAGGAAATGGGACTATGCTAAGTGGAATATGTTCAGGGCTTGGCAATATAAATAAAGAATACTTAGGGGTAGCACCTGAATCAGAACTTATAATTGTTAAATTAAAAAAAATAGATGGAAACTACAATTCTACTTTGGTAGAGGCAGGTGTTAGATATGCAGTTGAAAAAGCAGTTGATATGAATATGCCTATAGTAATAAATTTTTCATTAGGAAGTAATAGTTTAACAGGTGCTACACAAAGTATAATATATGAACAACCACTATTTACAAGAGGTCTAGCTTTAGTTGCAGCAGCGGGTAATGAAGGAAATACTCAAACTCATTCAACAGGAAAAGTTGAATTTACAGGAGCACAAAAAGATATAGAATTGGAAATTTTAGAAAATGAAAAATTATTAGAAATAAATATTTGGGTAAGTAGGCCAGATAAAGTTAGTGTTGCTGTAGTTTCACCTAGTGGGGAAGAAAGTAAGTTTATTAAGGTTTCTAATTACAACGAAATATCGGGATTATTTGATTTAGAAGCTACATGGTATGTAATAACATATATATATCCTACCTCTTACTCTGGGCAACAGCAAGTAAATATAATGTTAAGAAATGCAAGTAAAGGAATTTGGAAAATTAGATTAAAAGGAGAATATATAACTAATGGAATTTTTAATGCGTATTTACCAAATAAAGCATTAATTAATTCTGGGACTAAATTTAGAGATTCAACTCCATCACAAACTATAAACTATCCAGCAACATATAATTATGTAATTTCAGCAGGAGCATACAATATAATTGATAGAAGTATATGGCCTCCTTCATCAAGAGGACCTACTATAACTGGATTGCTAAAACCTGATATAGTTGCCCCTGGAGTAAATATTATATCGACATATCCAGGAAATACTTATGCAACAATTACTGGAACAGCTCCAGCAGCAGCTCATGTTTCAGGAGCAATAGCTTTATACTTTCAATACACATTAGGAGATAAATATTATCCTCAAAAAGCATTTGCAACTATGGTTAGGACTTTTATAGAAGCTGGAGCAAATAGAAATCAGGATATAAGCTATCCAAATGAAAGTTATGGTTATGGATTTTTAGATATGAGAGGCGCTTTTAATCAATTAAAATAA
- a CDS encoding YhgE/Pip domain-containing protein, whose translation MKNIFNIFKKDIKDIFTNYAILIVVGALCILPSLYAWFNIKASWDPYGNTSNISVAIVNNDKGTMIKDEHINIGDELVKTLKENDSLGWKFVNKQTALKGVKDGKYYASIEIPSNFSKDLTSLITSDVKKGELIYTVNEKINAIAPKITDKGASTIQLQINQTVVETVSQVLFEASNELGIELEGQIPKLSEIENSLVQIQSKFDDVEETVDLASNGINKAQNLVKDLQKDIPLIKETITKSKSLSSDVKEFLKSSQSSINGITPVIKNDISLMNDVASSITDTANSLSSALNNHSDDALAIAERLSGKLNNLSNINKSVIEFLGKLNNLTPNHPLTDTINRLKDVDSKISQGLSALDSVKNQIQGGQAPASNALDSVLKIGNDIKSITSSIYNNFDSSISTPINNIFEKGYSVSDDVIKTLENAEAKLPQVEDILNTTSKLSAKGSEGISYAKEQLPKAEKIVNELTDAIKKVNNEDDLKDLVNLLKNDIVSHKNFLKEPVTIKENKLYHIANYGSAMTPFYTVLSLWVGLLLLSSLLSAEVHGDYKSYEVYFGRGLTFLTIAIIQALIVSVGDIYILGVNAVNPPLLVLGSIFTSIVFTCIVYSLVSVFGNMGKAVGIILLVIQVAGSGGTFPIEVTPEFFQTVNPYLPFTYGISLLRESIGGVYSPVVNKDLLVLCLYIVISLIFALPLKKPINKVYSVFNKKFGESDLSEH comes from the coding sequence TTGAAAAATATATTTAATATATTTAAAAAGGATATCAAAGATATATTTACTAACTATGCAATACTTATAGTTGTAGGTGCACTTTGTATATTACCATCTTTATATGCATGGTTTAATATAAAAGCTTCTTGGGATCCCTATGGAAATACTAGTAATATATCAGTAGCTATAGTAAATAATGATAAGGGGACTATGATTAAAGATGAGCATATAAACATAGGTGATGAGTTAGTTAAAACTTTAAAAGAAAATGATTCTTTAGGTTGGAAATTTGTAAATAAGCAAACTGCATTAAAAGGTGTTAAAGATGGTAAATATTATGCCTCAATAGAAATACCTAGCAATTTTTCAAAAGATTTAACTTCTCTTATTACTTCAGATGTTAAAAAAGGAGAGTTAATTTACACAGTAAATGAAAAAATAAATGCTATCGCTCCTAAAATTACAGATAAAGGTGCATCTACAATACAACTTCAAATAAATCAAACTGTGGTTGAAACAGTTAGCCAAGTTTTATTTGAAGCTTCTAATGAATTAGGTATAGAACTTGAAGGTCAAATTCCCAAATTATCAGAAATAGAAAATTCTTTAGTTCAAATACAAAGTAAATTTGATGATGTAGAAGAAACTGTAGATTTAGCATCTAATGGAATTAACAAAGCACAAAATTTAGTTAAAGATTTACAAAAGGATATTCCTCTTATAAAAGAAACTATTACTAAGTCTAAGAGTTTATCTTCAGATGTTAAAGAGTTCTTGAAAAGTTCTCAAAGTAGTATAAACGGAATTACTCCAGTTATAAAAAATGATATATCTTTAATGAACGATGTTGCTAGTTCTATTACTGATACTGCAAACTCATTATCTAGTGCATTAAATAATCATTCAGATGATGCTTTGGCAATAGCCGAAAGATTATCTGGTAAGTTAAATAATCTATCAAACATAAATAAATCTGTAATAGAGTTTTTAGGTAAGTTAAATAATCTTACTCCTAATCATCCTTTAACAGATACTATTAATAGATTAAAAGATGTAGATTCAAAGATATCTCAAGGTCTAAGTGCCTTAGACTCTGTTAAAAACCAAATTCAAGGAGGTCAAGCTCCTGCATCTAATGCATTGGATTCTGTTTTAAAAATAGGAAATGATATAAAATCAATAACTTCTTCAATTTATAATAACTTTGATTCTTCAATATCTACACCTATAAATAATATCTTTGAAAAAGGATATTCAGTAAGTGATGATGTAATAAAAACATTAGAAAATGCTGAAGCTAAATTACCTCAAGTTGAGGATATATTAAATACAACTTCTAAATTATCAGCTAAAGGCTCAGAAGGTATTTCTTATGCTAAAGAGCAGTTACCAAAAGCTGAAAAAATAGTAAATGAACTTACAGATGCTATAAAGAAAGTAAATAATGAAGATGATTTAAAAGATCTTGTAAATTTATTAAAAAATGATATAGTATCACATAAGAATTTCTTAAAAGAACCTGTTACAATTAAAGAGAATAAATTATACCACATAGCAAACTATGGTTCTGCAATGACACCATTTTATACAGTTTTATCTTTATGGGTTGGTTTACTTTTATTATCGTCTCTTTTATCAGCAGAAGTTCATGGAGATTATAAGTCTTATGAAGTATACTTTGGTAGAGGGCTTACATTCCTTACTATCGCTATTATACAAGCACTAATAGTAAGTGTAGGTGATATATACATACTTGGAGTTAATGCAGTAAATCCGCCATTACTTGTATTAGGTTCAATTTTTACAAGTATTGTATTTACTTGTATAGTATACTCTCTTGTATCTGTATTTGGAAATATGGGTAAAGCTGTAGGAATAATACTTTTAGTAATACAAGTTGCTGGTTCTGGAGGTACTTTCCCTATAGAAGTTACACCAGAGTTTTTCCAAACTGTAAATCCATATTTACCATTCACTTATGGAATATCTCTTTTAAGAGAATCTATTGGTGGAGTTTATTCACCTGTTGTAAACAAAGATTTATTAGTATTATGTCTATATATAGTTATATCATTAATATTTGCCCTTCCACTTAAAAAGCCTATAAATAAAGTTTATAGTGTATTTAACAAGAAGTTTGGCGAAAGTGATCTTTCAGAGCACTAA
- a CDS encoding YjiH family protein — MEKDINFIQNKSSSFFKFLIPSLIGLLLFVIPLPYGKFIPVEGISSINIGIGFLAEILKISFANYLNHIALVVIVTSAILSILSKFINIKNEFLKSVLDVPLFWLVFRILGAIFISMTVLNFGPTFIRSEVTGQTILGVLPSLLAIFLVSGFLLPLVVDFGLMDFVGTLISKFMYKIFKVPGRSAVDAISSWLGDGTLGIMITNTQYKQGFYTAREACIISVCFSLVSLPFSTVIADQLGLMNLFVPFYGTVCVASLACAIIMPRVYPLAHIKDKTYNDVDHLKEDIIPDGENLFEFALGKALCRAENAPSLNTILKNGFKTVIDMYLALLPLVMAWGTLALMVAEFTPFFNWISFPIVFVLKLLQVPNAIEAAPAVLVGFADMFLPSIMVSGDTFDILTKFIIGALSITQLLYLTETGAVILKSDIPLNLKDLFLVFLVRTMISLPIIVLLAKFILK; from the coding sequence ATGGAAAAAGATATTAATTTTATTCAAAATAAATCAAGTAGTTTTTTTAAATTTTTAATTCCTTCTTTAATAGGATTGCTTCTATTTGTTATTCCTTTACCTTATGGTAAATTTATTCCAGTTGAAGGTATATCATCAATAAATATAGGAATTGGCTTTTTAGCAGAAATTTTGAAAATTTCTTTTGCTAATTATTTAAATCATATAGCTCTTGTAGTAATTGTGACTTCAGCTATTTTATCTATTTTAAGTAAGTTTATAAATATAAAAAATGAATTTTTAAAAAGTGTTTTAGACGTACCTTTATTTTGGTTAGTTTTTAGAATATTAGGTGCAATATTTATCTCTATGACTGTTTTAAACTTTGGTCCTACTTTTATTAGATCTGAGGTTACTGGTCAAACAATTTTAGGTGTTTTACCTAGCTTATTAGCAATATTTCTTGTTTCTGGATTTTTATTACCTTTAGTTGTTGATTTTGGACTTATGGATTTTGTAGGTACTTTAATCTCTAAATTTATGTATAAGATATTTAAAGTTCCAGGTCGTTCTGCTGTTGATGCAATATCATCTTGGTTGGGAGATGGAACTCTAGGTATAATGATAACTAATACACAATATAAACAAGGATTTTATACAGCAAGAGAAGCTTGTATAATATCAGTTTGCTTCTCTTTAGTTTCATTACCTTTCTCAACTGTAATAGCTGACCAGTTAGGTTTAATGAATTTATTTGTTCCTTTTTATGGTACAGTTTGCGTTGCATCACTTGCTTGTGCAATAATAATGCCTCGTGTATATCCTTTAGCACATATTAAGGATAAAACTTATAATGATGTTGACCACCTTAAAGAAGATATTATCCCTGATGGAGAAAATTTATTTGAATTTGCATTAGGTAAAGCTTTATGTAGAGCAGAAAATGCTCCATCTTTAAATACAATATTAAAAAATGGATTTAAAACTGTAATAGATATGTACTTAGCATTACTTCCATTAGTTATGGCCTGGGGGACTTTAGCTCTTATGGTTGCGGAGTTTACACCATTCTTTAATTGGATTTCATTCCCTATAGTATTTGTACTAAAGCTGTTACAGGTTCCTAATGCTATAGAAGCCGCTCCTGCTGTTTTAGTCGGATTTGCAGATATGTTTTTACCTTCTATAATGGTATCAGGGGATACTTTTGATATTTTAACTAAGTTTATAATAGGTGCTTTATCTATAACTCAACTCCTTTACTTAACAGAAACAGGAGCTGTTATACTTAAGTCTGACATACCACTTAATTTAAAGGACTTATTTTTAGTATTTCTAGTAAGAACTATGATTTCCTTACCTATAATAGTCTTATTAGCTAAATTTATATTAAAATAA
- a CDS encoding CDIF630_02480 family spore surface protein: MNNKSKALSGENNKRLKAHRPITNEATAAWAGTEHLKKESKVSIPPLTNVEEAKDWVDNGSRL, translated from the coding sequence TTGAATAATAAAAGTAAAGCATTAAGTGGAGAAAATAATAAAAGGCTGAAAGCCCACAGACCAATTACGAATGAGGCTACTGCAGCTTGGGCAGGAACAGAACATTTAAAAAAAGAAAGTAAAGTATCAATACCTCCTTTAACTAATGTAGAGGAAGCTAAAGATTGGGTAGATAATGGAAGTAGATTATAA